One stretch of Enoplosus armatus isolate fEnoArm2 chromosome 1, fEnoArm2.hap1, whole genome shotgun sequence DNA includes these proteins:
- the mafa gene encoding transcription factor Maf, protein MASELAMSNSDLPTSPLAMEYVNDFDLMKFEVKKEPVEPDRNISQCSRLIAGGSLSSTPMSTPCSSVPPSPSFSAPSPGSGSEQKTHIEDFYWMSGYQQQLNPEALGFSPEDAVEALINSTHQLQSFDGYARGQQFAGAAGAGGAMAGEEMGSAAAVVSAVIAAAAAQNGAPHHHHHHHHHSSSHHQATGVQSNGTSGTIHPHMRLDDRFSDDQLVTMSVRELNRQLRGVSKEEVIRLKQKRRTLKNRGYAQSCRYKRVQQRHVLEGEKTQLIQQVDHLKQEISRLVRERDAYKEKYEKLISNGFRENGSSSDNNPSSPEFFM, encoded by the coding sequence ATGGCATCAGAGCTGGCAATGAGCAACTCCGACCTGCCCACCAGTCCCCTGGCCATGGAATATGTTAATGACTTCGATCTGATGAAGTTTGAAGTGAAAAAGGAGCCGGTGGAGCCCGATCGCAACATCAGCCAGTGCAGTCGCCTTATCGCCGGGGGATCCTTGTCTTCCACCCCGATGAGCACGCCGTGCAGCTCGGTGCCCCCTTCCCCAAGCTTCTCGGCACCCAGTCCGGGCTCGGGGAGCGAGCAGAAGACACACATAGAGGATTTCTACTGGATGTCCGGTTATCAACAGCAGTTGAATCCAGAGGCGCTGGGCTTCAGCCCCGAAGACGCAGTCGAGGCGCTGATCAACAGCACTCACCAGCTCCAGTCATTTGATGGCTATGCCAGGGGCCAGCAGTTTGCTGGCGCAGCCGGAGCAGGAGGCGCCATGGCCGGGGAAGAGATGGGGTCCGCCGCGGCGGTGGTGTCCGCAGTCATCGCTGCGGCAGCCGCTCAGAACGGAGcgccacaccaccaccaccaccatcaccaccacagcagcagccaccaccAGGCAACTGGCGTCCAGTCCAACGGCACTTCTGGGACAATTCACCCACACATGCGCTTGGATGATCGGTTTTCAGACGACCAGCTAGTCACCATGTCAGTGCGGGAGCTCAACCGGCAGCTACGGGGGGTCAGCAAGGAAGAAGTGATCAGATtgaaacagaagaggaggaccCTAAAGAACAGAGGCTACGCTCAGTCCTGTCGGTACAAGCGGGTCCAGCAGCGGCACGtcctggagggagagaagacgcAACTCATTCAGCAGGTCGATCACCTAAAGCAGGAGATCTCCAGGCTGGTCCGGGAGAGGGACGCGTACAAAGAAAAGTATGAGAAGCTCAT